In Chryseobacterium gleum, a single genomic region encodes these proteins:
- a CDS encoding MarR family winged helix-turn-helix transcriptional regulator, whose product MNYDLIKAVVELIKQFADENEEKAIYSNNLQGFIEWIESSHKEHYLSEEPEWIGKEMGRSEESVINTLLIRMSRYAKSYSKSAINNSGFSSQDDFIYLISLKSMGAMSKMELIRHNVHEKPVGILIINRLLKNGWIEQTVSEKDKRAKHIQITEEGLKMLDQHMDEIRKASKMVTGNLNHSEKMLLIAILSKLDEFHHAVYKMNLEAMDLLDVAYKKLN is encoded by the coding sequence ATGAATTATGATCTTATAAAAGCAGTTGTGGAACTTATTAAGCAATTCGCTGATGAAAATGAAGAAAAAGCTATTTACAGCAACAATCTTCAGGGTTTTATAGAATGGATCGAATCTTCCCATAAAGAACATTATCTCTCAGAGGAGCCCGAATGGATAGGTAAAGAAATGGGACGAAGTGAAGAAAGCGTAATCAATACTTTGTTGATAAGAATGAGCAGGTATGCAAAGTCTTATTCTAAATCAGCCATTAATAATTCAGGATTTTCCAGCCAGGATGATTTCATTTATCTGATCAGCCTGAAATCTATGGGAGCCATGTCAAAAATGGAACTCATAAGACATAATGTTCATGAAAAACCTGTAGGAATACTCATCATTAACCGCTTACTTAAGAATGGCTGGATAGAACAGACTGTTTCAGAAAAAGATAAAAGAGCCAAACATATTCAGATAACAGAAGAAGGCCTTAAGATGCTGGATCAGCATATGGATGAAATCCGTAAAGCCTCAAAAATGGTCACCGGAAATCTCAATCATTCCGAGAAAATGCTGCTCATCGCCATACTTTCCAAATTAGATGAATTTCACCATGCTGTATACAAAATGAATCTTGAAGCCATGGATTTGCTGGATGTAGCCTATAAAAAACTGAATTAA
- a CDS encoding phytoene desaturase family protein: protein MNKENLRKRIAVIGSGFSGLSAAAYAAKSGNEVHVFEKHDQPGGRARQFTTEEGYVFDMGPSWYWMPDIIEDFFRDFNMKADDFFKLVALDPQFEMVFSGEKICVPRKNDEIRALFEKIENGAGKQYDKFMESAKYKYEVGMKEFVTKPCYSWLEFASLKIAGSAVKLDLLSNFRKYVSGYFSDEKLRSLMEFPVIFLGASPQNIPALYSLMNYGGYVLGTKYPMGGFYQLVLAMQKVAEKQGVVFHFNHDVQKINTEDGKVTSIRVNDKDYEFDAVIASSDYHHTETLIPKSLRNYKNAYWESKTFAPSCLIYYLGIKGKIPHLKHHTLFFENELDNHIDCIYKNKKWPAKPLFYSCCPSKTDPGVAPEDCENLFLLLPLAPGIHDEESVREKYLMEMLERIEKHTGETHLISRIEYKKSYCVSDFISDYNAYQGNAYGLSNTLSQTAVLKPKIRNKKIMNLFYTGQLTVPGPGVPPSVISGKIVASEVSKLKLN, encoded by the coding sequence ATGAATAAGGAAAATTTGAGAAAAAGGATAGCTGTTATAGGTTCTGGTTTTTCCGGGCTTTCAGCAGCTGCCTATGCCGCTAAATCCGGAAATGAAGTGCATGTATTTGAAAAACACGATCAGCCCGGTGGCCGTGCAAGGCAGTTTACAACTGAAGAAGGATATGTTTTTGATATGGGCCCCAGCTGGTATTGGATGCCTGATATTATTGAAGATTTTTTCAGGGATTTTAATATGAAGGCAGATGATTTTTTTAAACTTGTGGCTTTGGATCCTCAATTTGAAATGGTTTTTTCAGGTGAAAAGATCTGCGTTCCCAGAAAGAATGATGAAATAAGAGCCCTGTTTGAAAAGATCGAGAACGGAGCAGGTAAGCAGTATGATAAATTCATGGAATCTGCAAAATATAAATATGAAGTGGGAATGAAAGAATTTGTTACCAAACCCTGCTACAGCTGGCTGGAATTCGCTTCTTTAAAAATAGCTGGCAGCGCTGTAAAACTGGATCTTCTCAGTAATTTCCGAAAATACGTATCCGGATATTTTTCTGATGAAAAACTAAGGTCATTAATGGAGTTTCCTGTCATCTTCCTCGGAGCTTCTCCCCAAAATATACCGGCGCTATACAGCCTTATGAATTATGGTGGATATGTCTTGGGAACGAAATATCCCATGGGAGGCTTCTATCAGCTTGTTCTGGCGATGCAGAAGGTGGCAGAAAAACAAGGAGTTGTGTTTCATTTTAATCATGATGTTCAGAAAATTAACACAGAAGACGGGAAGGTAACCTCAATCAGGGTAAATGATAAAGATTATGAATTTGACGCCGTCATTGCCTCATCAGATTACCATCATACGGAAACTCTGATTCCCAAATCCCTTCGGAATTACAAGAATGCTTACTGGGAATCCAAAACCTTTGCGCCTTCATGTCTTATATATTATCTCGGAATTAAAGGTAAAATTCCTCACTTAAAACACCATACACTTTTCTTTGAAAATGAACTAGATAATCATATAGACTGCATTTATAAAAATAAAAAATGGCCTGCAAAACCTCTTTTTTATTCTTGTTGTCCTTCAAAAACAGATCCGGGTGTAGCACCTGAAGACTGCGAGAATCTTTTTCTGTTGTTGCCTCTGGCTCCGGGAATTCATGATGAAGAATCGGTGAGGGAAAAATACCTGATGGAAATGCTCGAAAGAATAGAAAAACATACAGGCGAAACTCACCTTATTTCAAGGATTGAATACAAAAAAAGTTATTGTGTAAGTGATTTTATTTCAGATTATAATGCCTATCAGGGCAATGCGTACGGATTATCTAACACTTTATCTCAAACAGCAGTGCTGAAGCCAAAAATCAGGAATAAAAAGATCATGAACCTTTTTTATACGGGGCAGCTCACTGTTCCCGGGCCGGGAGTACCGCCATCAGTTATTTCCGGTAAAATTGTAGCATCTGAAGTCAGTAAACTAAAACTTAATTAA
- a CDS encoding phytoene/squalene synthase family protein translates to MKKLFDELSCEVSKYTTRKYSTSFSLGILALKPSIRPAIYAIYGYVRLADEIVDSFHGYDKEKLLTRLKAETYSALEDGISINPILHSFQETVRQYKIDIQLINQFLHSMEMDLQKIDYNSDLYNEYIYGSAEVVGLMCLQIFTGGNKQQFEELKPYAMKLGSAFQKVNFLRDLKDDYQILGRTYFPALNMSVFDNDVKVRIEKEIDEEFREALQGIKKLPGSSMFGVYLAYKYYLSLFEKIKKASSHHILQNRIRIANSQKLLVAFKSYIRYKSAYL, encoded by the coding sequence ATGAAAAAATTGTTTGATGAGTTGTCTTGCGAGGTGAGCAAATATACTACCCGGAAATACAGTACCAGTTTTTCATTAGGGATATTGGCATTAAAACCTTCCATAAGACCCGCCATTTATGCCATTTATGGTTACGTACGGCTTGCGGATGAAATTGTAGACAGTTTTCATGGTTATGATAAAGAAAAACTCTTAACAAGGTTAAAAGCTGAAACCTACAGCGCGCTGGAAGACGGTATATCGATCAATCCCATTCTGCATTCATTTCAGGAAACAGTTCGTCAGTACAAAATTGATATTCAGCTTATCAATCAGTTTTTGCACAGTATGGAAATGGACCTGCAAAAAATAGACTACAATTCTGATTTGTATAACGAGTATATCTACGGCTCAGCAGAAGTTGTCGGACTTATGTGCCTGCAAATATTTACCGGAGGAAATAAACAACAGTTTGAAGAGCTTAAACCATATGCAATGAAGCTTGGTTCCGCTTTTCAGAAAGTTAATTTTTTACGGGATCTCAAAGATGATTACCAGATATTGGGACGAACATATTTTCCTGCTTTAAACATGTCTGTTTTCGATAATGATGTGAAAGTCCGGATTGAAAAAGAAATTGACGAAGAGTTCAGAGAAGCATTACAAGGGATTAAAAAACTGCCCGGCTCTTCAATGTTTGGTGTTTATCTGGCTTATAAATACTATCTGTCATTGTTTGAAAAAATAAAGAAAGCCAGTTCTCATCACATTTTACAGAACAGGATCAGGATTGCGAATTCACAGAAGCTGCTGGTAGCATTCAAAAGCTATATAAGATATAAATCTGCCTATCTGTGA
- a CDS encoding SRPBCC family protein → MKYRLYREQQLNCTIETAWKFFSSPHNLSEITPASMNFVVLSDVKDKPVFKGMEINYRVSPLLGIPMRWKTIITQVDELKSFTDFQESGPYKYWNHFHEFIPNEKGVLMKDTVDYELPLGFLGRIAHSLFIKGKLNSIFDFRYRILNDRFNSKNN, encoded by the coding sequence ATGAAATACAGATTATACAGAGAACAGCAGTTGAACTGTACCATTGAAACCGCCTGGAAGTTTTTTTCATCCCCTCATAATTTATCTGAAATAACCCCGGCAAGTATGAATTTTGTTGTGCTGTCAGATGTTAAGGATAAGCCTGTTTTCAAAGGAATGGAGATCAATTATCGTGTTTCTCCTTTGCTGGGGATTCCCATGAGATGGAAAACCATCATCACACAGGTAGATGAACTTAAAAGTTTTACCGATTTCCAGGAATCAGGACCTTATAAATACTGGAATCATTTTCACGAATTTATTCCCAATGAAAAAGGAGTATTGATGAAAGATACAGTAGATTATGAGCTTCCATTAGGTTTTCTAGGTCGGATCGCTCATAGCTTGTTCATAAAAGGAAAACTGAACAGCATATTTGATTTCAGATACAGAATTCTGAATGATCGTTTTAACAGCAAAAATAATTAG
- a CDS encoding sterol desaturase family protein produces MNFLIVLGVFIVMEGATWLIHRYIMHGFLWVLHRDHHDHSNEGKLERNDLFFFIFASPAIALLYLGVKQEFSYWFYIGLGISLYGMAYFFVHDIFIHQRAKVFTKTKNPYLLAIRRAHKQHHKHLGKEKGECFGFLWVPVQYFKMYFDKK; encoded by the coding sequence ATGAATTTTCTGATCGTTTTGGGTGTTTTTATTGTCATGGAAGGTGCTACATGGCTTATCCATCGATATATTATGCATGGCTTCCTGTGGGTACTCCACCGTGACCATCATGATCACAGCAATGAAGGAAAACTTGAGAGAAATGACCTTTTCTTTTTCATTTTTGCAAGTCCGGCCATAGCTTTATTATATCTGGGAGTAAAGCAGGAATTCAGCTATTGGTTTTATATTGGCCTCGGAATAAGTCTTTACGGAATGGCCTATTTCTTTGTACATGATATTTTTATCCATCAGAGAGCAAAGGTTTTTACCAAAACCAAAAATCCTTATTTGCTTGCGATAAGACGTGCCCACAAACAGCATCATAAGCATCTGGGAAAAGAAAAAGGAGAATGCTTCGGCTTTTTATGGGTGCCTGTTCAATATTTTAAAATGTATTTCGATAAAAAATGA
- a CDS encoding lycopene cyclase domain-containing protein — MMPYTYILINFFTVIICFLASFDRRIQFNRLFGKFLMSSTIVAVPFIIWDIWFTGKGVWWFDLRYTLGFKIAGLPVEEWLFFYCIPFACVFTYYCFEKFFNLDWADMFNNLIVFTSVIVLAVTGFLYCDRIYTLLTVIVTIFTLCYLHFIAKKEWIGKASLVYLILMPGFFAVNGILTGSLIPSPVVNYNPEEFLGIRMGTIPVEDAVYGYSQFLLNIYFFKKITKNEK; from the coding sequence ATGATGCCATACACTTACATACTGATTAATTTTTTTACAGTTATTATCTGCTTTCTGGCTTCTTTTGACAGAAGGATACAGTTTAACAGGCTTTTCGGGAAATTTCTGATGTCATCTACCATTGTGGCGGTTCCTTTTATTATCTGGGATATATGGTTTACCGGTAAAGGAGTGTGGTGGTTTGATCTCAGGTACACCTTAGGATTTAAAATAGCAGGGCTTCCTGTTGAAGAGTGGCTGTTTTTTTATTGTATTCCCTTCGCCTGTGTTTTTACCTATTACTGCTTTGAAAAGTTTTTTAATCTGGACTGGGCTGACATGTTTAATAATCTCATCGTATTTACATCAGTTATTGTGCTCGCGGTAACGGGTTTTCTGTATTGTGACAGAATATATACTTTGCTCACTGTAATTGTTACAATCTTCACATTATGCTACCTTCATTTTATTGCTAAAAAAGAGTGGATAGGAAAAGCCAGTCTGGTCTATCTGATTTTAATGCCTGGATTTTTTGCAGTGAATGGAATCCTGACAGGATCTTTAATTCCATCACCTGTTGTTAATTATAATCCCGAAGAATTTTTAGGAATCAGAATGGGCACTATTCCCGTAGAAGATGCTGTATATGGTTACAGCCAGTTTCTGTTGAATATTTATTTCTTTAAAAAAATTACTAAAAATGAAAAATAA
- a CDS encoding lipocalin family protein encodes MKNNLILKLIAACGLWIFIVSSCSSMPEKAQPVNQFDVNKYLGTWYEIARFDYRFEKDLDNAMAQYSLNKDGSVNVVNSGYNTKKEKWVSANGTAKFRGDKNTAALKVSFFGPFYAGYNVVALENYKYALVAGKNLEYLWILSREKTIPENIKQDFISKAKEIGYDTSKLIWVKQDKKNPFDK; translated from the coding sequence ATGAAAAATAACTTAATTCTTAAACTTATTGCTGCCTGCGGATTATGGATATTCATAGTCTCTTCATGTTCTTCTATGCCAGAAAAAGCACAACCTGTGAATCAGTTTGATGTCAATAAATATTTGGGTACATGGTATGAAATCGCCAGATTTGATTATCGTTTTGAAAAAGATCTCGACAATGCTATGGCTCAGTATAGTCTTAATAAAGATGGAAGTGTTAATGTCGTCAACAGCGGGTATAATACCAAAAAGGAAAAATGGGTGTCGGCTAACGGAACAGCAAAATTCAGAGGTGACAAAAATACAGCTGCCTTAAAGGTAAGCTTTTTCGGACCGTTCTATGCCGGATATAATGTAGTGGCGCTGGAAAATTACAAATATGCTTTGGTAGCCGGAAAAAATCTGGAGTATCTGTGGATTCTTTCCCGTGAAAAAACAATCCCTGAAAATATAAAACAGGACTTTATTTCCAAAGCAAAGGAAATCGGATATGATACCTCTAAACTCATCTGGGTAAAACAGGATAAGAAAAATCCTTTTGACAAATAG
- the ribA gene encoding GTP cyclohydrolase II, producing the protein MLTIQAQSKIPTDYGTFTVYAFSENEEDWSPHLVLVAENTDYNKTVNVRFHSECITGEVFHSKKCECGQQLDAAMKYMSENGGMIIYLRQEGRNIGIINKLRAYALQEQGLDTVEANLRLGLPADGRNFDVAVEMLNLLHVKEINLLTNNPDKIKSVENSSIILKSRIPLEIDSNEINAGYLVKKKDYFGHFLEKI; encoded by the coding sequence ATGCTTACCATACAGGCACAATCAAAAATACCTACAGATTACGGAACATTTACCGTATATGCGTTTTCGGAAAATGAAGAAGACTGGAGCCCGCATTTGGTTCTGGTAGCAGAAAATACAGATTATAATAAGACTGTTAATGTCCGTTTTCATTCGGAGTGTATTACCGGGGAAGTTTTTCATTCTAAAAAATGCGAATGCGGTCAGCAACTTGATGCAGCCATGAAATATATGTCTGAAAATGGGGGAATGATCATTTATCTCCGCCAGGAGGGAAGAAATATTGGGATCATCAATAAGCTGAGAGCATATGCGCTTCAGGAGCAGGGGTTAGACACTGTTGAAGCTAATCTCAGGCTGGGTCTGCCGGCAGACGGAAGAAACTTTGATGTGGCAGTGGAAATGCTGAACCTGCTTCATGTGAAGGAAATAAATCTGTTAACCAACAATCCTGACAAGATTAAATCTGTTGAGAACAGCAGTATCATTCTCAAAAGCAGGATTCCTTTGGAAATTGATTCCAATGAGATTAATGCAGGCTATCTTGTTAAAAAGAAAGACTATTTTGGTCATTTTTTAGAAAAAATATAA
- a CDS encoding SDR family oxidoreductase, with amino-acid sequence MEKILLTGATGYIGKRMISVIAAQGYKVVCCCRDIGRFTRDMDIDEQLIEVIEVDFLKPETLKNIPEDIAGAYYLMHSMSNTADYEDSEKKCAANFSAYIEKTQCKHIVYLSGLVNEKELSKHLNSRYEVEKILMNCRVPATVLRAGIIIGSGSASFEIIRDLVEKLPVMVAPKWLYTECQPIGIANVLDFLIFVLFKEAAYQKNFDIGCDDVLTYKDMLLQFAKVRGLKRTIFTLPVMTPRLSSYWLYFITSTSYNLAKALVGSMKVEVVCRPESLAEIKLITGVQPFSYDTALKRTLAKIQANEIISSWKDSFISSRNDSTLKEYHDVPKYGCFTDLRSEEFDDREACMNRVFQLGGDHGWYGQDLWKIRGFLDKLVGGPGLRRGRRHPSDLRDGDALDFWRVLYADRQEGKLILFAEMKLPGEAWLMFKIYRNKIWQKAVFRPKGLWGRLYWFMVLPFHGVIFQGMIRSLSGKKK; translated from the coding sequence ATGGAAAAAATACTGCTTACAGGAGCTACCGGCTATATCGGTAAAAGAATGATCAGCGTGATTGCTGCGCAGGGATATAAAGTCGTTTGCTGCTGCAGGGATATAGGCCGTTTTACAAGAGACATGGATATCGACGAACAGCTCATTGAAGTTATTGAAGTTGATTTTCTGAAGCCGGAAACGCTTAAAAATATTCCCGAAGATATTGCAGGGGCTTATTATCTGATGCATTCCATGAGCAATACTGCTGATTATGAAGACTCAGAGAAGAAATGTGCCGCCAACTTTTCCGCTTATATTGAGAAGACACAATGTAAACATATTGTCTATCTCTCAGGCTTGGTGAATGAAAAAGAACTGTCAAAGCATCTGAATTCAAGATACGAAGTTGAAAAAATTCTGATGAATTGCAGAGTTCCCGCAACAGTTCTTCGTGCAGGAATTATCATTGGGTCAGGAAGCGCATCATTTGAAATCATAAGGGATCTCGTTGAAAAGCTGCCTGTCATGGTGGCTCCCAAATGGCTCTATACCGAATGTCAGCCGATAGGGATTGCGAATGTTCTGGATTTCCTGATTTTCGTTTTGTTTAAAGAAGCTGCTTATCAGAAAAATTTTGACATTGGCTGTGACGATGTATTGACTTATAAAGACATGCTCCTGCAGTTTGCAAAAGTAAGAGGCCTGAAAAGAACAATTTTTACACTCCCTGTAATGACGCCCAGACTCTCTTCGTACTGGCTCTATTTTATTACTTCAACCTCTTATAATCTGGCTAAAGCATTGGTTGGAAGCATGAAAGTAGAAGTGGTCTGCCGTCCCGAAAGTCTTGCTGAAATCAAATTAATTACCGGTGTGCAGCCGTTTTCCTATGATACAGCATTGAAGAGAACACTTGCAAAAATTCAGGCCAATGAAATTATTTCCAGCTGGAAAGACAGTTTCATCAGCAGCCGTAATGATTCAACATTGAAAGAATACCATGATGTACCGAAATACGGTTGTTTTACTGACCTCCGGAGCGAAGAGTTTGATGACAGGGAAGCCTGCATGAACCGGGTCTTTCAGTTAGGAGGTGATCATGGCTGGTACGGACAGGATCTTTGGAAAATAAGAGGGTTCTTGGATAAACTCGTTGGCGGCCCGGGATTGAGAAGGGGACGAAGACATCCTTCAGACCTTAGAGATGGTGATGCATTAGACTTCTGGCGGGTTTTATATGCTGACCGTCAGGAAGGGAAACTTATATTATTCGCAGAGATGAAGCTGCCGGGAGAAGCCTGGCTGATGTTTAAAATTTACAGAAATAAAATCTGGCAAAAAGCGGTATTTCGTCCAAAAGGCCTTTGGGGTAGGCTGTATTGGTTTATGGTGCTGCCATTCCATGGAGTTATCTTCCAAGGAATGATCAGAAGCCTAAGTGGAAAGAAAAAGTAA
- a CDS encoding Crp/Fnr family transcriptional regulator — MKKTISCMNIDEKILYSFGGERVTYKPKDFIFREGEHSQYYFQIISGKVKLNTFNENGKEFILNILGKNQSFGDPLLFIEKLYPTNAVSLQATEIIRMPKSNFMEMLQQHPDLSLEMNICLSQRLYYNSLMIHNMASSDPSQRLKGLLDYLKSYHDGDCQHCFPIELTRQQMADLTGLRVETIIRTVKKMVKNEVIKLDGRTILY; from the coding sequence ATGAAAAAAACGATAAGTTGTATGAATATAGATGAGAAAATTTTGTATTCATTCGGCGGCGAACGGGTTACTTATAAACCTAAAGATTTCATTTTCCGGGAGGGAGAGCATTCACAATATTATTTCCAGATCATAAGCGGAAAAGTAAAGCTGAACACCTTCAACGAAAACGGAAAAGAATTCATTCTGAATATTCTTGGTAAAAACCAGAGTTTTGGTGATCCGTTATTGTTTATTGAAAAGCTTTATCCTACGAATGCCGTCAGTTTACAAGCTACTGAAATTATAAGAATGCCTAAAAGTAACTTCATGGAAATGCTTCAGCAGCATCCTGATCTTTCCCTTGAAATGAATATATGCCTCTCTCAAAGATTATACTACAACAGCCTGATGATCCATAATATGGCTTCCTCAGATCCTTCTCAACGTTTAAAAGGCTTACTGGATTACCTTAAAAGTTATCATGACGGAGATTGCCAACACTGTTTCCCTATAGAGCTTACCCGCCAGCAAATGGCAGACCTTACAGGTTTAAGAGTAGAAACGATCATCCGAACTGTGAAAAAGATGGTTAAGAATGAAGTAATAAAACTGGACGGACGTACAATTTTATATTAG
- a CDS encoding hybrid sensor histidine kinase/response regulator produces MILIVDDNQNNLYSLQKLLESKDFQVETANSGEEALGKALKNDYALIILDVQMPDMDGFEVAETLADYSKTKDVPIIFLSAVNTDKRFITRGYASGAKDYVTKPVDPEILLLKVKTFYNLQEQNIAMKKTQQNLELEVKGRRESQVTMKSQIDHFHLMLESLPQIAFTLNESGAVDFVNGKWYQYSDSELDFPETHPDDLNIKEELARCRKKGKALEMEVRIKNVISGHYRYHLLRITPVYDENRIKNWVGTFTDIDDQKKVEKEKDEFLSIASHELKTPLTSIKAYVQLLERKLKLDKESSEAGFVTKVQGQIEKLNTLITDLLDVSKIENGKLKINKKPVNLESVISNAIETILQTHDQRQVKIERHGTKPDILIPLDEIRIEQVLINFLTNAIKYSPHNNQVIVTTFVDEEAEEVRVNVTDFGIGIPDFKQDAVFKKFYRVEESSLQFQGMGIGLFICSEIIKQHHGSVGVSSIVGEGSTFYFTLPLN; encoded by the coding sequence ATGATTTTAATTGTTGATGACAACCAAAATAACCTTTACTCACTGCAAAAACTACTTGAATCTAAGGATTTTCAGGTGGAAACTGCCAATTCCGGTGAAGAGGCTCTTGGTAAAGCCCTGAAAAACGACTATGCCTTAATTATTTTGGATGTTCAAATGCCGGATATGGACGGTTTTGAAGTTGCAGAAACGCTTGCTGATTACAGCAAAACAAAAGATGTCCCCATCATATTCTTATCTGCTGTCAATACAGATAAACGCTTTATAACACGCGGATATGCCTCCGGAGCCAAAGATTATGTGACCAAACCTGTTGATCCTGAAATTCTTCTGCTTAAGGTAAAGACTTTCTATAACCTTCAGGAGCAGAACATTGCAATGAAAAAGACACAGCAGAATCTTGAGCTGGAGGTAAAAGGAAGAAGAGAGTCTCAGGTCACCATGAAGTCACAGATTGATCATTTTCACTTAATGCTTGAGTCACTTCCCCAGATTGCGTTCACTCTCAATGAATCCGGAGCGGTGGATTTCGTTAATGGTAAATGGTACCAGTATTCCGATTCCGAACTGGATTTTCCCGAAACACATCCTGATGATCTGAATATAAAGGAAGAACTGGCGAGATGCCGGAAAAAGGGAAAGGCCCTCGAAATGGAAGTCAGAATTAAGAATGTCATTTCCGGTCATTACCGTTATCATCTGCTCAGAATAACTCCGGTTTATGATGAAAACCGCATTAAAAACTGGGTGGGAACCTTTACGGATATTGATGATCAGAAGAAAGTTGAAAAAGAAAAAGATGAATTCTTAAGCATTGCAAGCCATGAGCTGAAGACTCCTCTGACAAGTATTAAAGCCTATGTACAGTTACTGGAAAGAAAACTAAAACTTGATAAAGAAAGCTCTGAAGCAGGATTTGTAACGAAAGTGCAGGGGCAGATTGAAAAACTGAATACGCTTATTACCGATCTGCTGGATGTTTCTAAAATAGAAAACGGAAAACTGAAAATCAATAAAAAACCAGTTAATCTTGAAAGTGTCATCAGTAATGCTATTGAAACCATATTGCAGACTCATGACCAGCGTCAGGTAAAAATTGAACGCCACGGAACCAAACCGGATATTTTAATTCCTCTGGATGAAATCCGTATAGAACAGGTACTGATCAATTTTCTGACCAATGCCATTAAATATTCTCCTCATAATAATCAGGTTATTGTTACCACTTTTGTAGATGAAGAAGCGGAAGAAGTAAGAGTTAATGTAACCGACTTTGGTATTGGTATCCCGGATTTTAAACAGGATGCCGTATTTAAAAAATTCTATCGCGTGGAAGAATCTTCACTGCAGTTTCAGGGAATGGGGATCGGATTATTTATCTGCTCCGAGATCATCAAACAGCATCATGGAAGCGTTGGGGTTTCCAGTATCGTAGGAGAAGGTTCTACCTTTTATTTCACATTACCACTAAATTAA